One segment of Drosophila mauritiana strain mau12 chromosome 3R, ASM438214v1, whole genome shotgun sequence DNA contains the following:
- the LOC117142468 gene encoding uncharacterized protein LOC117142468 codes for MQLIYGGQPFIFEKTLKLSSGEEKRFWRCNQWWNQKCRSRVFTINDVVCPLNRFHTHEEIVRRKKRVRRVPPVETIAKVVATTPRHPQHQQITQQQQEIQLTSDAIAGAILDDESPATIDVSELGMHLKYEEIVADVTGATRVVSRRK; via the coding sequence ATGCAACTGATCTACGGCGGACAGCCATTCATCTTCGAGAAGACCCTGAAACTGTCTTCGGGTGAGGAGAAGCGCTTCTGGCGCTGCAATCAATGGTGGAACCAAAAGTGTCGCTCCCGCGTCTTCACCATCAACGACGTTGTCTGTCCGCTTAACCGATTCCACACGCACGAGGAGATCGTGCGGCGAAAGAAGCGAGTGCGCCGCGTGCCGCCGGTGGAGACGATTGCCAAGGTGGTTGCCACAACACCCAGGCATCCGCAGCATCAACAGATaacccagcagcaacaagaaaTCCAGCTGACCAGCGATGCAATTGCTGGAGCAATACTGGACGACGAATCCCCAGCTACAATCGATGTCAGCGAGCTGGGGATGCACCTGAAATACGAAGAAATCGTAGCGGATGTCACGGGCGCCACGCGAGTGGTCAGCCGTCGGAAGTGA